A window of Flavobacterium flavigenum contains these coding sequences:
- a CDS encoding alpha-glucuronidase, translating to MNLKKIAAFLILISTTFNLHAEDGHLLWLRAKSTGKVTIVCSGKSSTLAIAKKELEQSWQGKNGAKLLLSIKKSKAIKGDGFKLSENEIQANTELGILYGVYELLRRQQTGEEIQNKIYNPSYERRILNHWDNLDGSVERGYAGKSIFWHDMEKGFTITDKDRILWKEYARANASIGINGAVLNNVNSSKLMLTTECLQKVKAISEVLRPYGIKTYLSVKFSSPALIGGLKTSDPLNTEVIKWWKDKTKEIYKIIPDFGGFLIKANSEGEPGPQDFERTHADGANMLADVVKPYGGIIMWRAFVYEINSKDRAAQAYNEFMPLDGQFRDNVIIQVKNGPVDFQPREPFNPLFGAMKKTSVMPELQITQEYLGHSEQLVYLAKMWEEFLKSDTYQEGVGSTVALTTDGSLFPQKYTAIAGVANIGLDVNWCGHHFAQSNWYAFGRMAWNNQITSEKIVDEWLKLTFSPIDVRDSKPSDWKKNFLEPVKQLMLESHEATVNYSMPLGLHHIFAGLNNTHYGSGPWFEPKGIRTDWTAAYYHKADVSGIGFDRTAKGSGAVSQYHEPLKSQFENIETCPEIYLLWFHHLPWDYKMKNGRILWDELCYTYDKGVKEVREFQKIWDKAQPYMDEQRFFEVQSKLRRQSRDAQIWKDGCLLYFQQFSKRPIPFDIERPVYDLDYLSKTDLTDYLK from the coding sequence TTGAACCTGAAAAAAATAGCAGCCTTTTTAATTTTAATATCCACAACTTTTAATCTTCATGCAGAAGACGGACATCTTCTTTGGCTACGTGCAAAAAGTACGGGAAAAGTAACTATTGTTTGTTCCGGTAAATCTTCAACTCTAGCTATTGCCAAAAAGGAGCTGGAACAATCCTGGCAAGGTAAAAACGGAGCTAAACTTCTTTTGAGTATAAAAAAATCCAAAGCAATTAAAGGTGATGGTTTCAAACTTTCTGAAAATGAAATTCAGGCCAATACAGAACTTGGGATCTTATATGGTGTTTATGAACTTTTACGTCGCCAGCAAACCGGAGAAGAAATTCAAAATAAAATATACAATCCTTCCTACGAGCGAAGAATCTTAAACCATTGGGACAATCTGGATGGTTCAGTGGAACGTGGGTACGCAGGAAAGTCAATTTTTTGGCATGATATGGAAAAGGGCTTTACAATAACGGATAAGGACAGGATATTATGGAAAGAATATGCGCGTGCCAATGCTTCTATCGGGATTAATGGGGCAGTTTTGAATAATGTCAATTCTTCAAAATTGATGCTAACTACTGAATGCCTTCAGAAGGTAAAAGCAATTTCCGAAGTTCTGCGTCCGTATGGTATAAAAACATATCTGTCGGTTAAATTTTCTTCCCCGGCATTAATTGGCGGATTAAAAACTTCTGACCCTTTAAATACTGAAGTAATTAAATGGTGGAAAGATAAAACAAAAGAAATTTACAAAATCATACCTGATTTTGGAGGCTTCTTAATTAAAGCCAATAGTGAAGGAGAACCTGGCCCACAGGATTTTGAACGAACTCATGCTGATGGGGCTAACATGCTTGCTGATGTGGTTAAACCTTACGGAGGTATTATTATGTGGCGTGCTTTTGTATATGAAATTAACAGCAAGGACAGGGCAGCACAGGCTTATAATGAGTTCATGCCGCTTGATGGCCAGTTTCGTGACAACGTAATTATTCAGGTAAAAAATGGACCTGTTGATTTTCAGCCACGCGAACCGTTTAATCCACTCTTTGGAGCAATGAAAAAAACGTCTGTAATGCCCGAATTACAAATTACTCAGGAATATCTTGGCCATTCAGAACAATTAGTCTATTTGGCAAAGATGTGGGAAGAGTTTTTGAAAAGTGATACCTATCAGGAAGGGGTAGGAAGTACCGTTGCCCTTACGACTGATGGAAGTCTTTTTCCTCAAAAATATACAGCAATTGCAGGTGTCGCTAATATTGGTTTGGATGTCAATTGGTGCGGTCATCATTTTGCACAGTCAAACTGGTATGCCTTTGGCCGCATGGCCTGGAATAATCAAATTACAAGTGAAAAAATAGTAGATGAATGGTTAAAATTAACTTTTTCTCCAATCGATGTAAGAGATAGTAAACCATCTGATTGGAAAAAAAACTTTCTTGAACCTGTAAAGCAACTAATGTTAGAAAGTCATGAGGCAACTGTAAATTATTCAATGCCACTTGGACTTCATCATATTTTTGCAGGTTTAAACAATACCCATTATGGTTCTGGGCCGTGGTTTGAGCCTAAAGGAATCCGTACTGACTGGACAGCAGCTTATTATCATAAAGCAGATGTTTCTGGAATTGGCTTTGACCGAACAGCAAAAGGTTCCGGAGCTGTAAGTCAATATCATGAGCCACTAAAAAGTCAGTTTGAAAATATTGAAACCTGTCCTGAAATATATTTATTATGGTTTCATCATTTACCATGGGATTATAAGATGAAAAATGGACGCATTCTTTGGGATGAACTTTGTTATACTTATGATAAAGGTGTAAAAGAAGTACGAGAATTTCAAAAAATATGGGATAAGGCGCAACCTTATATGGATGAACAGCGTTTTTTTGAAGTGCAAAGTAAACTGCGTCGTCAGAGCAGGGATGCTCAAATATGGAAAGACGGTTGCTTGCTTTATTTCCAGCAGTTTAGTAAAAGACCGATTCCATTTGATATTGAACGTCCTGTATATGATTTAGATTATTTATCAAAAACGGATTTGACTGATTATTTAAAATAA
- a CDS encoding glycosyl hydrolase 115 family protein, which yields MNINKLKAILFILGIILFKPFLVKAANKTDYKTPPQYIEHKTSKNAFAIVANGRSASIYLDDSDWKGVIRAANDFADDVHKVSGIKSEVVHKLTYPAKGTILIGTIGKSKIIDQLIAHKKIDVSEIKGQWESFVIQTVDGNLVVAGSDKRGTIYGIYDISEKIGVSPWYFWADVPAKKNNQLFVKAGRYVQESPKVKYRGIFINDESPSFTGWSNAKFGGVNSKMYVNMFELLLRLKANYLWPAMWGNAFNEDDPISPALADEYGIVMGTSHHEPMMRSQKEYTKRKQEIGDWDFVKNSTNLEKFWFEGLNRNKNYENLITMSMRGDGDVAMGKGDDLDNIKTLENVIKSQRDIIQKVYNDDPANHPQLWAIFTEVQRYYDAGFNVPDDITLLFCDNNWGYIRRIAPPKEKNRKGGSGLYYHIDMNGGPNSDRWVNTTTIPKLQEQFNLAYQSGLDRIWIVNVGDLKPKELPIDFIMHFAWNPDAYPASKTMDYTINWAKSIFGKEHAEEIADIVSKYSKYNLLRKAEVQTPQIFSYVNHNEADHMLQLWREVTAKAEALEAKIAPELKDTYYQLVLYPAKASAGVAEIYLAAGKNQLYAKQGRVSANDYAQRAKDLFALDKKLSDYYNGPMSNGKWKNMMSDIHIGYTTWQMPKENKLPELKEVTPLTEPSMGIATEGSEAAWPVNQEKPQLPVFDILKKQSYYIEVFNRGTGSFEFEAKADQPWIKLSSNNGKVEKDFRILVDVDWKKLPEGKSNGIVEIKKDNEIIAVSVNAVKAALPKIKEPFFGNFTGEFTIPAYQFNANKPGKDAKWIVLPDLGKGKANVGISPVTARNSTAEDGATLEYKVFLPTTGKSTVCLGILPTQDVYPQRGLRIAVSMDDQTPQVLDARKGFHDEFKEYTPEILARSSVLKPYPPINKNIALIGAGQFRRNEIFDNMRWLDFEIDIKEAGIHTLKVIMIDPEIVLEKIVVNPDNNYPSYFGAPPVLHNSK from the coding sequence ATGAATATTAATAAATTAAAAGCTATATTGTTTATTTTGGGGATTATACTGTTTAAACCATTTCTGGTCAAAGCTGCCAATAAAACAGATTACAAAACACCACCACAATATATTGAACATAAAACATCAAAAAATGCTTTTGCTATTGTTGCTAATGGAAGGTCAGCTTCAATCTATCTGGATGATTCAGACTGGAAAGGCGTAATACGTGCCGCTAACGACTTTGCAGATGATGTGCATAAAGTTTCCGGAATTAAATCGGAAGTTGTCCACAAATTGACATATCCTGCAAAAGGAACAATTTTAATTGGAACAATAGGTAAAAGCAAAATAATAGACCAGTTAATTGCCCATAAAAAAATAGACGTTTCAGAAATAAAGGGGCAATGGGAATCCTTTGTCATTCAAACCGTAGATGGTAATTTGGTTGTTGCCGGAAGTGATAAACGGGGAACCATTTATGGAATCTATGATATTTCTGAAAAAATAGGCGTTTCTCCCTGGTATTTTTGGGCTGATGTTCCTGCTAAAAAAAATAATCAATTATTTGTAAAAGCAGGCCGGTACGTGCAGGAATCACCTAAAGTAAAATACCGTGGTATTTTTATCAATGATGAATCGCCTTCTTTTACAGGTTGGTCTAACGCTAAATTTGGCGGGGTTAATTCTAAAATGTATGTAAATATGTTTGAATTGCTTTTACGCCTGAAAGCCAATTATCTATGGCCTGCGATGTGGGGCAACGCATTTAACGAAGATGATCCGATTAGTCCTGCTTTAGCCGATGAATACGGTATTGTAATGGGGACTTCTCATCACGAACCAATGATGCGCTCACAAAAAGAATATACAAAACGCAAACAGGAAATAGGGGACTGGGATTTTGTTAAAAACAGTACCAACCTGGAGAAATTTTGGTTTGAAGGTCTTAATCGAAATAAAAATTATGAAAACCTGATTACTATGAGTATGCGTGGCGATGGTGATGTAGCGATGGGAAAAGGAGATGATCTTGATAATATTAAAACTTTAGAAAATGTAATAAAAAGTCAACGAGATATCATTCAGAAAGTCTATAATGATGATCCTGCCAACCATCCGCAATTATGGGCGATTTTTACTGAAGTGCAACGATACTATGATGCAGGATTCAATGTTCCTGACGATATTACGTTATTGTTTTGTGATAATAATTGGGGGTATATCCGTCGTATTGCGCCACCAAAAGAGAAAAACAGAAAAGGCGGAAGCGGCCTGTATTATCATATTGATATGAACGGAGGGCCAAATAGCGATCGATGGGTTAATACTACCACTATTCCTAAGCTTCAGGAGCAATTCAATTTAGCTTATCAAAGCGGACTTGACCGTATCTGGATAGTTAATGTGGGTGATTTGAAGCCAAAAGAATTACCTATTGACTTCATTATGCATTTTGCCTGGAATCCTGATGCATATCCTGCAAGCAAAACAATGGATTATACGATTAACTGGGCCAAAAGTATTTTTGGTAAGGAACATGCAGAAGAAATCGCTGATATCGTTTCTAAATATTCTAAATACAATCTTTTAAGAAAGGCAGAAGTCCAGACACCTCAAATTTTTAGTTATGTAAATCATAATGAAGCTGATCACATGCTTCAACTGTGGCGGGAAGTTACCGCTAAAGCCGAAGCATTAGAAGCAAAAATTGCACCGGAACTAAAAGATACTTACTATCAGTTAGTACTTTATCCTGCAAAGGCTTCTGCTGGCGTTGCCGAAATATATCTTGCAGCAGGTAAAAATCAGCTCTATGCCAAACAAGGAAGAGTTAGTGCCAATGATTATGCTCAACGTGCAAAAGATCTTTTCGCTCTTGATAAAAAATTAAGTGATTATTATAACGGTCCAATGTCAAATGGGAAGTGGAAAAATATGATGTCAGATATTCATATTGGTTACACTACCTGGCAAATGCCAAAAGAAAACAAATTACCAGAATTAAAAGAAGTAACTCCACTTACTGAACCCTCAATGGGAATTGCAACAGAAGGTTCTGAAGCAGCGTGGCCTGTAAATCAGGAAAAGCCTCAGCTTCCAGTCTTTGATATTCTCAAAAAACAATCTTATTATATAGAGGTTTTCAACCGGGGTACAGGTTCTTTTGAGTTTGAAGCAAAAGCAGACCAGCCGTGGATTAAATTAAGTAGTAACAACGGAAAGGTAGAGAAAGATTTTCGGATTTTAGTAGATGTTGACTGGAAAAAATTGCCCGAAGGAAAATCAAATGGCATTGTCGAAATAAAAAAAGACAATGAAATTATAGCTGTATCTGTTAATGCTGTTAAAGCAGCATTGCCAAAAATTAAGGAACCGTTTTTTGGTAATTTTACAGGTGAATTTACTATTCCAGCCTATCAATTCAATGCTAATAAACCCGGGAAAGATGCAAAATGGATTGTCCTGCCGGATTTAGGCAAAGGCAAAGCTAATGTGGGAATATCCCCTGTAACAGCCAGAAACAGTACAGCAGAGGACGGTGCTACACTGGAATATAAAGTATTTCTTCCAACAACCGGAAAAAGTACGGTTTGTTTGGGTATCCTTCCTACTCAGGATGTATATCCGCAGCGCGGGTTGAGAATTGCTGTGTCAATGGATGATCAGACACCTCAGGTGTTGGATGCAAGAAAAGGTTTTCATGATGAATTCAAAGAATATACACCTGAAATTTTAGCCAGATCATCTGTTTTAAAACCTTACCCGCCAATCAATAAAAACATAGCCCTGATTGGTGCCGGACAATTCCGACGAAATGAAATTTTTGATAATATGCGTTGGCTGGATTTTGAAATAGATATCAAAGAAGCAGGAATTCACACACTGAAAGTAATTATGATAGATCCTGAAATAGTGCTTGAAAAAATTGTTGTGAACCCTGACAACAATTATCCGAGTTATTTTGGAGCACCTCCTGTCTTACATAATTCAAAATAG
- a CDS encoding glycoside hydrolase family 43 protein translates to MKTFKLTLISSLCFFIAHINFAQNNKQKSSLQKQFRYTNPITRDSAISMRDHFIIKESDTWYCVGTSNPVWEGHNHGVRLLVSKDLLNWKQHSFLIDAKKLPPNTPYNGRFWAPEIHKIKGKFYMTVNSGEVTKEDPKGMATHNVWLFSSDKITGPYKLLNGPITPQYNNDATLFEDEDGQVYLYCSGNGLFQSKIDLKTGKLTTPLVKFLDKKQPGWPDWMVGGIEGPFVIKKEGTYFMFFSTWTRGYEVALLKSKSPLGPWELASPDPIFGTRKKQYREQMAKEGGYENLSFADTEDPYQETGHNALFIGPDGNLWNSCHYFMYDKRPYPYSQSFQPWELTPQMGIEPVKYEDGMFYITGPTWTEQLIKY, encoded by the coding sequence ATGAAAACATTTAAACTAACGTTAATATCATCATTATGTTTTTTTATTGCACATATAAATTTTGCACAAAATAATAAGCAAAAAAGTTCTCTACAAAAACAATTTCGCTATACTAATCCTATAACAAGGGATTCTGCAATTTCAATGCGAGATCATTTTATTATCAAAGAAAGTGATACTTGGTATTGCGTGGGAACGTCAAATCCTGTTTGGGAAGGACATAATCACGGAGTTCGATTATTAGTTTCAAAGGATCTGCTTAACTGGAAACAGCATTCTTTTTTAATTGACGCTAAGAAATTGCCTCCAAATACACCCTATAATGGAAGATTCTGGGCTCCTGAAATTCATAAAATAAAGGGTAAATTCTACATGACTGTAAACAGTGGGGAAGTAACCAAAGAAGATCCGAAAGGTATGGCTACTCATAATGTCTGGCTTTTTTCGTCAGATAAAATTACTGGCCCTTATAAATTGTTGAATGGACCAATTACACCTCAATATAATAACGATGCTACGTTGTTTGAGGATGAAGATGGGCAAGTATATTTATATTGCAGTGGCAACGGACTTTTTCAGTCAAAAATCGATTTGAAAACAGGGAAATTAACTACACCGCTAGTGAAGTTTCTCGATAAAAAACAGCCTGGATGGCCCGATTGGATGGTTGGCGGTATTGAAGGTCCTTTTGTCATTAAAAAAGAAGGAACTTATTTTATGTTTTTCTCAACATGGACACGTGGTTATGAAGTAGCTTTACTCAAATCAAAAAGTCCTCTCGGGCCGTGGGAACTTGCTTCGCCAGATCCTATTTTCGGAACACGGAAAAAACAGTATAGGGAACAAATGGCGAAGGAAGGTGGTTATGAAAATCTTTCTTTTGCTGATACCGAAGACCCTTATCAGGAGACCGGACATAATGCACTGTTTATAGGACCTGACGGAAATTTATGGAATTCCTGTCACTATTTTATGTATGACAAGAGACCTTATCCATACAGCCAGTCTTTCCAGCCATGGGAACTTACCCCACAAATGGGTATTGAACCCGTAAAATACGAAGATGGGATGTTTTACATTACCGGACCTACATGGACAGAGCAGCTTATCAAATATTAA
- a CDS encoding efflux RND transporter periplasmic adaptor subunit, giving the protein MNTKNNSFFIVILSLFVLVSCGDKARKNSDKIKTVPVYKITLKDTIVSSKFVADVQAKNNVEIHARIPGLLDKVYVSEGQKVKKGQILFKISDLELQIQLLKAEAVYKSAKADLRIATVELEQAQTLFNKKVIADKELELSKAKYEAASAKVAHAVAEKKAITQQISFTTICAPFNGTIDRIPLKEGSLVENGSLLTTVSQLDDVYAYFSIPENTYFQMMEDKTLNTHGDIKLILPNGMVYGQKGELRTADGEIDRQTGSIQYKAKFHNPQGFIKHGTSGKLIISEPKTNAILIPQKAVFSIQDKQYVFRVNKDGVVKMTNVTIETTLDDVYILNDGLKSDDLIVQEGTQSLRDGDKINMKQM; this is encoded by the coding sequence ATGAACACCAAAAACAATTCATTTTTCATTGTAATATTATCGCTTTTTGTCCTGGTCTCGTGCGGCGATAAAGCCAGAAAGAACTCAGACAAAATAAAAACAGTTCCGGTCTATAAAATTACCTTAAAAGACACTATAGTTTCGAGCAAATTTGTTGCCGATGTGCAGGCAAAAAACAATGTAGAAATTCATGCCCGCATTCCGGGTTTACTGGATAAAGTGTACGTAAGTGAAGGTCAAAAAGTAAAAAAAGGACAAATACTTTTTAAAATTAGCGACCTGGAACTTCAGATTCAGCTTTTGAAGGCAGAAGCTGTTTATAAAAGTGCAAAAGCCGATCTAAGAATCGCAACTGTTGAGCTGGAGCAAGCCCAAACCCTTTTCAATAAAAAAGTAATTGCGGATAAAGAACTGGAATTATCCAAAGCAAAATACGAAGCAGCTTCTGCGAAAGTAGCACATGCTGTGGCAGAAAAAAAAGCGATTACACAGCAGATTAGTTTTACTACAATCTGCGCCCCTTTTAACGGAACTATTGACCGTATTCCGCTTAAAGAAGGAAGTTTAGTTGAAAACGGCTCATTATTGACCACTGTTTCTCAATTAGATGATGTTTATGCTTACTTCTCAATTCCGGAAAATACCTATTTCCAAATGATGGAAGACAAAACCTTAAACACACATGGTGATATCAAACTTATATTGCCAAACGGAATGGTCTATGGTCAAAAAGGAGAACTAAGAACTGCTGACGGGGAAATCGACAGACAGACAGGTTCTATTCAATACAAAGCAAAATTTCATAATCCGCAGGGATTTATCAAACACGGAACTTCTGGAAAACTGATTATCTCAGAACCCAAAACCAATGCAATTTTAATTCCGCAGAAAGCTGTTTTTTCTATTCAGGACAAACAATACGTTTTCCGCGTGAACAAAGATGGAGTAGTTAAAATGACAAATGTTACAATTGAAACCACTCTTGATGATGTTTACATCTTAAACGATGGACTAAAAAGTGATGACCTGATTGTACAGGAAGGTACGCAATCATTAAGAGACGGCGATAAAATCAACATGAAACAAATGTAG
- a CDS encoding efflux RND transporter permease subunit produces MIELFIRRKILSLIISVMIVLLGLLALFQLPITQFPDIVPPSVTVTAKYTGANAEVSANAVALPLERAINGVPGMTYMSTVTSNDGLTLIQVFFEVGTDPDLAAVNVQNRVTTILDELPEEVIRAGVTTEKEVNSMLMYLNITSTDKTQDEQFIFNFTDINILQELKRIDGVGRAEIMGQKEYSMRVWLDPEKMLSYNISANEVINSLQKQNISAAPGKVGEGSGQMDNQLQYVIKYGGKFFEPNQYEEIPLRANSDGTILRLKDISKIEFGAMSYGMVSKTDGKPSASIMLKQRPGSNASEVIASVKEKMTELKGSSFPPGMEFNIAYDVSRFLDASIDEVLKTLIEAFILVAFVVFLFLQDWRSTLIPVLAVPVALIGAFTFMSMMGFSINLLTLFALVLSIGIVVDNAIVVVEAVHVKITEEHMSPMDATISAMKEITGAVIAITIVMAAVFIPVAFLSGPVGVFYRQFSLTMAISIVISGINALTLTPALCAIMLKPHDPNKEKKSLLDRFFHRFNNWFDSITLKYIKVLVKFADRNTVTVGLLVLFCVLTWGTTKFLASGFIPTEDQGMVYVSVTTPQGATVERTEKALDEVTKIAQGIKGVDNVTTLAGYSIVTEIAGASYGMGMINLKDWSERDVSVTDFMAELIEKTKNITDAQIEIFAPPTVPGFGNTSGFELRLLDKSGGSITNTDKVTKEFIAALNASPEIQNSFSSFDATFPQYLIHIDYDLAAKKGISVDNAMSTLQTMLGSFYATNFIRFSQMYKVMVQASPQFRQNPESILDMYLKNEAGEMVPFSTFIKLERVYGPEVLTRYNMYMSAMINGEPAEGYSSGDAIAAVERIAAEKLPSRFELEWSGMTREEILSGNQTIYIFALCILFVYLLLAAQYESLLLPFPVLLSLPVGVFGSYIALVMVGLDNNIYAQVALVMLIGLLAKNAILIVEFAMAQNKLGRDIVEAAIEGARLRFRPILMTSFAFISGLIPLCIASGAGAIGNRSIGTAAAGGMLIGTVFGLLIIPGLYILFAKLEKRMSKS; encoded by the coding sequence ATGATAGAGCTATTTATCAGAAGGAAGATATTGTCCTTAATCATCTCGGTTATGATAGTCCTTCTGGGATTGCTGGCGTTGTTTCAGCTTCCCATTACCCAATTCCCAGATATTGTACCACCGTCTGTAACCGTTACAGCAAAATATACAGGAGCAAATGCAGAGGTTTCCGCCAATGCTGTCGCCCTTCCGCTCGAAAGAGCCATAAACGGAGTTCCCGGAATGACGTATATGTCAACCGTAACTTCGAATGATGGTTTGACCTTAATTCAGGTTTTCTTTGAAGTAGGAACCGATCCCGATTTGGCTGCCGTAAACGTACAGAACAGGGTTACCACAATTCTGGATGAACTTCCGGAAGAGGTAATTCGTGCCGGAGTTACGACCGAGAAAGAGGTAAACAGTATGCTGATGTACCTGAACATTACAAGTACCGACAAAACTCAGGATGAGCAGTTTATCTTCAACTTTACAGACATTAATATTCTTCAGGAATTAAAGCGTATTGATGGTGTAGGACGTGCCGAAATTATGGGGCAAAAAGAATATTCGATGCGTGTCTGGCTGGATCCGGAAAAAATGCTTTCGTATAATATTTCGGCAAATGAAGTTATTAATTCGCTTCAAAAACAAAACATTTCTGCCGCTCCTGGTAAAGTTGGTGAAGGATCCGGACAAATGGACAATCAATTGCAATATGTAATTAAATACGGAGGGAAATTCTTTGAGCCAAATCAGTACGAAGAAATTCCGTTAAGGGCCAATTCAGACGGAACAATTTTAAGATTAAAAGATATTTCGAAAATTGAATTTGGTGCGATGAGTTACGGAATGGTTTCTAAAACCGATGGAAAACCTTCTGCATCCATCATGCTGAAACAGCGTCCGGGTTCCAATGCCTCTGAAGTAATTGCAAGTGTAAAAGAAAAAATGACCGAACTAAAAGGTTCATCTTTTCCTCCAGGAATGGAATTCAACATTGCTTATGATGTTTCACGTTTCCTTGATGCTTCTATTGACGAAGTATTAAAAACTTTGATTGAAGCATTTATTTTAGTAGCTTTTGTGGTTTTCCTTTTCCTTCAGGACTGGAGATCAACTTTAATTCCGGTTTTAGCGGTTCCTGTGGCGCTTATTGGTGCATTTACTTTTATGTCGATGATGGGATTCTCTATTAACTTATTGACGCTTTTCGCTTTAGTACTTTCCATCGGAATTGTAGTTGATAACGCGATTGTCGTTGTCGAAGCCGTCCACGTAAAAATCACCGAAGAACACATGTCACCAATGGACGCTACGATTAGCGCCATGAAAGAAATTACAGGTGCCGTTATCGCGATTACCATTGTAATGGCTGCGGTGTTTATTCCAGTTGCCTTCTTGAGCGGTCCCGTTGGCGTTTTCTACAGGCAGTTTTCTTTAACAATGGCAATCAGTATTGTAATTTCCGGAATTAATGCGCTTACGCTTACTCCTGCCCTTTGCGCCATTATGCTGAAACCACATGATCCAAATAAAGAGAAAAAATCACTTTTAGATCGTTTCTTCCACAGATTCAATAATTGGTTTGATTCTATTACGTTAAAATATATAAAAGTATTAGTGAAATTTGCTGATCGTAATACGGTTACAGTTGGTTTATTAGTATTGTTTTGTGTTTTAACTTGGGGAACGACAAAGTTTTTAGCATCAGGATTTATTCCGACGGAAGATCAAGGTATGGTTTACGTGAGCGTTACAACGCCACAAGGAGCAACTGTAGAACGTACTGAAAAAGCGTTGGATGAAGTAACCAAAATTGCGCAAGGAATTAAAGGTGTTGATAACGTGACTACTCTTGCCGGATACAGTATTGTAACTGAAATTGCCGGAGCTTCGTACGGAATGGGGATGATCAACCTGAAAGACTGGAGCGAACGTGATGTTTCGGTTACCGATTTTATGGCAGAATTGATAGAAAAAACAAAAAACATTACCGACGCACAAATCGAGATTTTTGCACCACCAACTGTTCCTGGTTTTGGTAATACGAGTGGTTTTGAGCTTCGTTTGCTGGATAAATCTGGAGGAAGTATCACCAATACAGATAAAGTAACGAAAGAATTCATCGCAGCATTAAATGCTTCTCCGGAAATTCAGAACTCATTCTCGAGTTTTGATGCCACTTTCCCACAATATTTAATTCATATTGATTATGATTTGGCTGCCAAAAAAGGAATTTCGGTTGACAATGCCATGAGCACTTTGCAGACGATGTTAGGTTCTTTTTATGCCACCAATTTTATCCGTTTCTCTCAAATGTATAAAGTTATGGTTCAGGCAAGTCCGCAATTCCGTCAAAATCCGGAAAGCATTTTGGATATGTATCTGAAGAATGAAGCTGGCGAAATGGTTCCGTTTTCTACTTTCATCAAATTAGAAAGAGTCTATGGGCCTGAAGTTTTAACGCGTTACAACATGTACATGTCGGCAATGATTAACGGAGAACCAGCTGAAGGTTACAGTTCTGGAGATGCCATTGCTGCCGTCGAAAGAATCGCCGCCGAAAAACTGCCAAGCCGTTTTGAACTAGAATGGTCCGGTATGACACGTGAAGAAATTCTTTCGGGTAACCAAACCATATACATTTTTGCGCTCTGTATACTTTTCGTATACTTATTATTAGCGGCTCAGTACGAAAGTTTATTGCTTCCGTTTCCGGTATTATTGAGCTTGCCTGTCGGGGTTTTCGGTTCTTACATTGCACTTGTAATGGTCGGATTAGACAATAACATTTATGCCCAGGTAGCACTCGTCATGCTGATTGGTCTGCTCGCCAAAAACGCCATTCTGATTGTTGAATTTGCTATGGCACAGAACAAACTCGGACGTGATATTGTCGAAGCTGCGATTGAAGGCGCCCGACTTCGTTTCCGTCCTATTTTGATGACTTCGTTTGCTTTTATTTCAGGATTGATTCCGTTGTGTATTGCTTCTGGCGCAGGTGCAATTGGTAATCGTTCCATTGGTACAGCAGCTGCAGGTGGAATGTTAATAGGAACTGTATTTGGTCTTTTAATAATTCCTGGACTTTATATACTTTTTGCAAAATTAGAAAAACGGATGAGTAAATCTTAG